One Chitinophaga sp. H8 DNA window includes the following coding sequences:
- a CDS encoding RNA polymerase sigma-70 factor: MALPMSALQDINTLYNKICCNNDLAAYKKLFTLLENPLIAFLKNWVGSEVIAEELYSDLFIKIWVKRNTLPATASPLSYIYTMAKNLALDFQKKQRIENSIDFNNTDHLFIRDQGPTPEEKVISKEMVRKIEFAVNELPDRCKLIFKLIKEDGLKYKEVATLLGISVNTVEVQMGIALKKVAASVKFNTTLS; encoded by the coding sequence ATGGCATTGCCTATGTCTGCTTTGCAGGATATAAATACTTTATATAATAAAATTTGCTGCAATAATGATCTAGCTGCTTATAAAAAGCTATTTACGTTATTGGAAAATCCGCTGATTGCCTTTCTCAAAAACTGGGTTGGCTCTGAAGTTATAGCAGAGGAATTATATTCTGATCTGTTTATTAAAATATGGGTAAAGCGCAACACTTTGCCGGCCACCGCATCTCCGCTTAGCTATATCTATACAATGGCTAAAAACCTTGCACTTGATTTTCAGAAAAAACAACGTATCGAGAACAGTATAGACTTCAATAATACAGACCACCTGTTTATCCGTGACCAGGGCCCAACGCCGGAAGAAAAGGTTATTTCCAAAGAGATGGTCCGGAAAATTGAATTTGCTGTGAATGAGCTACCGGACAGATGCAAGCTCATTTTTAAGCTGATTAAGGAAGACGGCCTTAAATACAAGGAAGTCGCTACTCTGCTGGGCATTTCTGTAAATACAGTAGAAGTCCAAATGGGCATCGCACTTAAAAAGGTGGCTGCCTCCGTTAAATTCAATACCACGCTATCTTAA
- a CDS encoding DUF2071 domain-containing protein, producing the protein MKFPAITGIIDRRILVNFIADPTAIAKILPPPFKPKLFNGNAIAGICLIRLKRVRPQQLPAFLGISSENGAHRIAVEWMEDNILKEGVYIPRRDTSSWFNHFVGGRVFPGKHMLAKFDVRESGNSYKVAFKSSDNISLQVEGRTTDNFSPTSVFENLGTASRFFERGAIGYSPNGNKYDGLELRTHNWKVTPLDVSHVQSSFFENEILFPKGAVQFDHALLMRDIQHEWHTATDICQTS; encoded by the coding sequence ATGAAATTTCCGGCAATTACCGGCATTATCGACCGGAGGATTTTAGTCAACTTCATAGCTGACCCTACAGCAATTGCAAAAATATTGCCACCTCCTTTTAAGCCAAAACTATTTAATGGTAACGCTATTGCAGGGATTTGCCTGATCCGCCTGAAAAGAGTACGGCCTCAGCAATTGCCCGCCTTTCTGGGAATTTCATCAGAAAATGGTGCGCATCGCATAGCAGTAGAATGGATGGAAGATAATATCTTAAAAGAAGGAGTATATATCCCAAGAAGAGATACTTCTTCCTGGTTTAATCACTTTGTGGGCGGCCGGGTATTTCCAGGTAAACACATGCTTGCAAAATTTGATGTCCGGGAGTCCGGTAATTCTTACAAAGTAGCCTTTAAGAGTAGCGATAATATCTCCCTCCAGGTAGAAGGCAGGACAACAGATAATTTTTCTCCTACCTCTGTATTTGAAAACCTGGGAACTGCTTCGCGGTTCTTTGAACGTGGTGCAATTGGTTATTCTCCCAACGGTAATAAATATGATGGCCTGGAATTAAGAACCCATAATTGGAAAGTAACCCCACTTGATGTATCTCATGTACAATCCAGCTTCTTTGAAAATGAAATACTTTTTCCAAAGGGAGCAGTGCAATTTGACCATGCACTTTTAATGAGAGATATACAACATGAATGGCATACAGCGACAGATATTTGCCAGACATCATAA
- a CDS encoding redoxin domain-containing protein, which produces MTFQPKYIKWLTVILVILLNGTAIAQTGREYSHRKLQDLLPSLKTKKTKADTAYLYVFVFLSPECPLCKNYGPVLNELSQRYASQVMFMGIVPGKSYSKSVIRKYQQNYGIRFPVCADKDKRISTYLEATVTPEVVLLNFEGKLIYRGSIDDWATGLGKKRRTASMHYLDNAIAQTIHGGLVETAYIAPVGCFINDF; this is translated from the coding sequence ATGACCTTCCAACCTAAATATATAAAGTGGCTGACAGTCATACTGGTAATACTACTTAATGGAACTGCCATAGCCCAAACGGGGAGAGAATATAGCCATCGTAAATTACAAGATCTTTTGCCCTCATTAAAAACAAAGAAGACTAAAGCGGATACTGCTTATTTGTATGTATTTGTTTTTTTATCGCCGGAATGTCCTTTGTGTAAAAACTATGGCCCGGTTCTGAATGAATTGTCACAGCGTTATGCGTCACAGGTAATGTTTATGGGGATTGTACCGGGAAAAAGTTATTCCAAGAGCGTGATTCGAAAGTATCAACAGAATTATGGAATCAGGTTTCCGGTTTGTGCTGATAAGGACAAACGTATAAGCACTTACCTGGAGGCAACGGTAACACCGGAAGTAGTATTGTTGAATTTTGAGGGAAAGCTGATTTACAGGGGAAGCATTGATGATTGGGCAACCGGCCTGGGGAAAAAGCGTCGCACAGCCAGTATGCATTATCTGGATAATGCTATTGCGCAAACAATCCATGGAGGGTTAGTAGAAACAGCTTATATAGCCCCGGTGGGCTGTTTTATAAATGATTTTTGA
- a CDS encoding c-type cytochrome translates to MQFIKSIIVTLLIVLPGCFTMYAQEVTFNKDIAPLIHRSCTPCHRPGESGPFSLITYEDVAKRASFIKTVTRNRYMPPWKPDVHDTLFINNRKLSEKEIQVIATWVNNKMPRGENRKNTTIPIPSFNTGTQYNRLPDLVLKMQRPFLIKGDNMERFIVFKIPYELPDSANVEAVEFISANKKLVHHANFAICAAPEKEDIHAGDDFINVTEDDRSKYIQYDAFQKNMVYYGGWIPGAAYESYPKGMGWVMPRKGVILLTMHYAPQGKEEQDISGLNLFFTKSTIKRKINLISIGSGGIGEKDIDPYFFIPAEKIKTFQVKVVTPGMDQSVLYVWPHMHLLGKKFRAYAVSPKGDTIQLVTIPEWDFNWQELYRFKHLVKIPQGSVLTVEGSYDNTSNNPNNPFHPPQTIYSSGDMKSTDEMLTLVMLTFPYQKGDETLELVQP, encoded by the coding sequence ATGCAATTCATAAAAAGCATCATCGTCACACTCCTCATTGTATTGCCAGGCTGCTTTACCATGTATGCCCAGGAGGTCACGTTCAATAAAGACATTGCCCCACTGATACATCGCAGCTGCACACCATGTCACCGCCCAGGTGAGTCAGGCCCCTTCTCCCTGATTACCTATGAAGATGTTGCCAAAAGGGCGAGCTTTATTAAGACAGTCACCCGCAACCGGTATATGCCTCCCTGGAAGCCCGATGTACATGACACCTTATTTATTAACAACAGAAAATTATCCGAAAAGGAGATTCAGGTAATCGCTACCTGGGTGAACAATAAAATGCCCCGTGGAGAAAACAGAAAAAATACAACCATCCCCATTCCTTCATTTAATACAGGTACCCAATACAACCGCCTTCCGGACCTGGTACTGAAAATGCAACGGCCTTTCCTGATAAAAGGGGATAATATGGAGCGCTTTATTGTATTTAAGATCCCTTATGAACTCCCCGATTCTGCCAACGTTGAGGCAGTTGAATTTATATCCGCCAACAAAAAGCTCGTACACCATGCCAATTTCGCCATTTGTGCTGCCCCTGAAAAGGAAGATATTCATGCAGGGGATGATTTCATTAATGTAACAGAAGATGATCGCAGTAAATACATACAATATGATGCCTTCCAAAAAAACATGGTCTATTATGGTGGATGGATTCCGGGCGCTGCTTACGAATCCTATCCAAAAGGTATGGGTTGGGTGATGCCCAGGAAAGGAGTAATCTTATTAACCATGCATTATGCACCTCAGGGAAAGGAGGAGCAAGATATTAGCGGACTGAATCTGTTTTTCACCAAATCAACTATCAAACGTAAGATCAACCTTATCAGTATCGGATCTGGTGGAATAGGGGAGAAGGATATAGATCCTTACTTTTTTATACCTGCCGAAAAGATAAAAACCTTTCAGGTAAAGGTAGTCACTCCGGGAATGGATCAATCAGTACTTTACGTTTGGCCGCATATGCATCTGCTGGGCAAAAAATTCAGGGCTTACGCCGTAAGCCCCAAAGGAGATACCATACAACTTGTTACTATCCCCGAATGGGACTTTAACTGGCAGGAGCTTTACCGGTTCAAACACCTGGTCAAAATACCGCAAGGCTCAGTGCTAACGGTAGAAGGCTCCTATGATAATACCAGCAATAACCCTAATAATCCATTTCATCCGCCACAAACCATCTATTCAAGTGGTGACATGAAGAGTACCGATGAAATGCTGACACTGGTAATGCTGACTTTTCCCTATCAAAAAGGAGATGAGACATTGGAGTTAGTACAACCATAA
- a CDS encoding SusD/RagB family nutrient-binding outer membrane lipoprotein, with protein MKVKNYLKIVPPYSIAILALGMFSMSCNREKLAEYNTNPDLILNVSPKPILTTAIVKMHDNSGEAFWDNIRGISNWTQQFVRKNGNSVSFASSANNTNGRYGTFYNGVGPLLIDAQKRIELMPAGEKEKYAYIHAIPSILKVYYAWYVSDVNGSLAYIDGLSARNGGTFSPAYQSQQELYDIFDKELKAAVTVLKTQQPAVQEMLGSHDLYFDGNDASIQKWIKAANSLRLKIAMRLTKRDPEKTKAIAAEVLADNVGVISSLEEEWLFKAGPSFTADGNWNPYPDNGFSGEKNVIDFLWNTQDPRLRLFFRKNSWTKANFDLAKAQGKIGANAKWDPRQYYGQYASPDANKDEDKKRFFESVTIKDGGKDVVIDTISPLQQRLFQAEYNGGKGFTTFHVITYADVCFMRAELAARKLTNESAEDWYYKGIDASIRSYNDIANVAQLEEYEAVAGNEIATYIQQPGIKFNPAKALEQIVIQQYLNYFKLPNEAWALIKRTGMPNANTIMPLEVLKGDGQLLEIPRRYVINYPLAGDLNFTNRTQAIDDMRKDPDFGLPSDIFGRVWWDKK; from the coding sequence ATGAAAGTAAAAAATTATCTCAAAATAGTACCACCATACTCCATTGCCATACTGGCGCTGGGCATGTTCTCCATGTCCTGCAACAGGGAAAAGCTGGCAGAATACAATACCAATCCTGATCTCATTCTAAACGTATCGCCTAAACCGATATTAACGACTGCTATCGTAAAAATGCACGATAATAGCGGTGAGGCCTTCTGGGATAATATCCGTGGCATTTCTAACTGGACTCAGCAATTTGTGCGGAAGAATGGTAACAGTGTCAGCTTTGCCAGTAGCGCCAACAATACCAACGGCCGGTATGGTACATTCTATAATGGAGTAGGCCCCTTGCTGATAGATGCCCAGAAAAGAATAGAACTGATGCCAGCGGGTGAAAAAGAGAAATATGCATATATCCATGCCATTCCATCCATACTAAAGGTATACTATGCCTGGTATGTATCTGATGTTAATGGCAGCCTTGCATATATTGATGGCTTATCGGCACGCAATGGCGGCACTTTCTCACCTGCCTATCAGTCGCAGCAGGAGCTGTATGATATCTTTGATAAAGAGCTAAAAGCAGCAGTTACGGTCTTAAAAACACAGCAACCAGCAGTACAGGAAATGCTGGGCAGCCATGACCTCTATTTCGATGGCAACGATGCATCTATTCAAAAATGGATTAAAGCCGCCAATTCACTTCGTTTAAAAATAGCCATGCGCCTGACCAAGCGCGATCCCGAAAAAACAAAAGCCATTGCTGCTGAAGTACTGGCAGATAATGTAGGGGTGATCAGCTCACTGGAAGAAGAATGGTTATTTAAGGCTGGGCCATCCTTTACAGCAGATGGCAACTGGAATCCTTATCCTGACAATGGTTTTTCCGGTGAAAAAAATGTGATTGATTTCTTATGGAACACCCAGGATCCAAGACTACGGCTGTTCTTCCGTAAGAATAGCTGGACAAAAGCAAACTTTGATCTGGCAAAGGCGCAAGGCAAAATAGGTGCTAATGCTAAATGGGATCCCCGTCAGTATTATGGACAATATGCCAGCCCCGATGCGAATAAAGATGAAGATAAAAAGCGCTTTTTTGAAAGTGTAACCATCAAAGACGGTGGCAAAGATGTGGTAATTGATACCATCTCTCCTTTACAGCAGCGGTTGTTCCAGGCAGAATATAATGGCGGAAAAGGGTTTACCACCTTCCACGTCATTACCTATGCGGATGTATGCTTTATGCGTGCAGAACTGGCTGCCCGGAAGCTCACCAACGAATCTGCTGAAGATTGGTATTACAAAGGAATAGACGCTTCCATCAGGTCTTACAATGATATTGCAAATGTTGCGCAATTAGAAGAATATGAAGCTGTAGCAGGCAATGAGATCGCCACTTATATCCAGCAACCAGGTATTAAATTTAATCCTGCAAAAGCATTGGAACAAATCGTGATACAGCAGTATCTCAACTACTTCAAGTTACCTAATGAAGCATGGGCACTTATCAAAAGAACTGGTATGCCTAACGCCAATACTATCATGCCACTGGAAGTATTAAAAGGTGATGGACAATTACTGGAGATACCACGCAGATATGTAATCAATTATCCACTGGCGGGAGATCTGAACTTCACTAACAGAACACAGGCTATTGATGATATGCGGAAGGATCCGGATTTTGGATTACCCTCCGATATCTTTGGCAGGGTATGGTGGGATAAAAAGTAA